The window TGAAGAGTATTTATACTCTGCAATGGAGGACTTTAAAATAGACATTATGCTGGAGAGCGGCCCCAACGCCCGCTCGGTGCAAATATCACTTAACCCATTCACCCTGGTTGGTGCTACCACCCGCTCGGGCCTGCTTACCGCGCCTTTACGGGCCAGGTTTGGCATTAATGCCCGGCTGGAGTATTATGACGCCAAACTGCTTACCACCATTGTGCTGCGCTCATCATCTATCCTTAAAACACCTATTACCGATGAGGGGGCTTATGAAATTGCCCGCCGCAGCCGTGGTACGCCCCGTATAGCCAATGCGCTATTACGCCGCACCCGCGATTTTGCCCAGATAAAAGGCGACGGCAACATTGATACCGCCATAGCCAAATATGCCCTAAACGCCCTTAATGTTGATGAGCATGGCCTGGATGAAATGGATAACAAAATATTGAGCACCATTATTGATAAATTTAAAGGCGGCCCCGTTGGGTTAAAAACCATAGCGACTGCCGTTGGCGAAGATGAGGGTACCATTGAAGAGGTTTACGAGCCATTTTTAATACAGGAGGGATTTTTAATGCGCACAGCCCGCGGCCGCGAGTGCACCGAGAGTGCATATAAACATTTGGGTAAAATAAAACTTGGGGGCAACCCATCGTTATTTTAATTTCAGATGCTCACCTTCGTGGTTTAAATGGAGGTGAAGTTAAAGTCTCCCCTTCCGGGGGAGATTTTGAGGGGCTTTTTATTAAGTTTGTGAACAATTATCTACCTATACTACTATGAAAACAATGTTCAACCATGGGGTTAAATTCTTTTTCACCATGCTTTTTGTTAGTTGCGCAGCTATAACCATGGCGCAAACAACCATCCCTGCGCCTACCACCCCGATGGTGCCCAATAAGCCCGAAGCCTTGCCTGCAGATACAGCAAAAAAGCTGGGAAAGGATACCGCTTTAACAAAAAAGGATACCATCCCGGTGAAAAAAATACCCACCGGGCCAAAAGTAGGCATAGCCGGCCTAAACCACGACCATATACACCTGATACTAAACGAATACCGCAACGGCAACGTTAATATTGTTGGCATTGCCGAACCCGATAAAAAACTGTGGGCCAAATATGGCAAAATGTACGGCGTACCCGATTCCTTGTTTTTTGAAGATTTAAAAACCATGTGCCTGGCCCGCAAACCTGTAATTGTTTTAGGTTACAATGCGGTTGGCAAACATATAGATGTGGTAGAAACCTGCGCGCCGCTGCACATTTCGGTAATGGTTGAGAAACCTTTGGCCGCCACGCTTGAACAAGCCCGGCGCATGGAGTTCCTGGCGCTTAAATATTATATCAGCCTGCTTACCAATTATGAAACTACCTGGTACCCATCGGTACAAAGCGCTTATAATACCGTTAAAACAGATAGCGTAGGCATCATCCGCAAAATGGTTTTTCACGATGGCCACCAGGGCCCGCGCGAGATTGGTTGCAGCGAAGATTTTTTGAGCTGGCTAACAGATCCCATACTTAACGGCGCGGGCGCGCTAAATGATTTTGGCTGCTATGGCGCCAATATGATGACCTGGCTAATGCAGGGGCAGCGGCCAATAGCGGTTACAGCGGTGGCCCGGCATTACAAACCATCGGTATACCCCAAGGTTGAAGACGATGCCACCATTATTGTTGAGTACCCCAACGCCACCGGCATGATAGAAGCATCATGGAACTGGCCATACGGCATCAAAGACATGGAGATATTTGGCGCCAAGGGTTATATCCACACCTTTGATAAAGACAGCGTTGAAGTAAGAGTTAACAACAGCGTGCACAGCTTTAAGGCACCGGCTTTACCCGCGCCGGCCGATGCACCAGTACCCTATTTTACGGCAGCGCTTAAAAACCCCATTAAATCGCATAACGACCGGTCGTCATTAAGATATAATATGATAGTGATGCAGATTTTGGATGCAGCCAAAAGGTCGATAAAAGAAGGTAAACGGATAGTGCTTTAAAATAGAGTCAAGAAGTTATTTAAAATAGAGTCAAGAAGTTAGAATCAGGAGGTAAGACAAAATGTTTTATCGCGAATTGTATAATTAAACATTTTCAATTATTTTACTGGTTGGTTTAATTTACCCCTCAGAAATAAAGATGGAGCGGTGGCGAACCGGGTAGTTTTAAAAATAAAGGCATCGGTTTTTTCAGGTTGCTTTACCCGAGTTTTTGCGCAAAAATTTTCGTTTTAATTTTGTGTAAATAAATGCACTATTTGTATTAATAAATAACGCATTTGTTGCTAAAAAGTTGGAATTTATTACTTGTTTTTACGTATTTATGCATGAATAAAAGGCGGTTTTGAAATACAACAGGAAGCGTGTAACTTTGTACAGTTTACTACAAATAGAAACGATTTCCATGCTATTTCAGACATCGAATTTGAGGAACCTGCCTTAATTTATTAAAAAAAACAACTGTCAATTTTGCCCCTTATCCTACACCTTGCATATCCACAAAAAATGAAACGTTCGGTATTATTATTTTTAGCTGCATTAGCATTATTGGGATGCGGCAGCAAAAAGAAAAAAGTAGCGGCAACTGTTTATCCAACCATCAGCTACCTTAATATTAAGCTGGATGCTGTCGGCCACCTGCCGAGTAACCCATACATACTTACCTTCGACAACGCGGAAAAGCACATTGTTTTTTGTGGAGTAAACCATGTAGATAAAAATAAAATAAACGACCCGATGTACGCAGGAATTGAAAAAGCATTTTTTGCATTCAAGCCCGATGTATGCGTGAACGAGGGCGGCGATGTTTCAAAGAAGGTTTTCGCGTCAAAACAGGCTGCGTTAAGGAAAGATGGCGAAATAGGCCTGGTAAAAATACTGGCCGACAGCCTGAAAATTAAAACCGTTAACGGCGATATGACTGATAGCCTGGAATTTAAAGAGTTACTCAAAAAATATACCCCGGGCGAATTTTTAGCCTACATTGTTACCGAGCGATTTATGTGGGGATTAAATGAGCAACAAGCTAATGACACGGTCAATCTAAAAAAAAGCTATGCCGGATTTATCCAAAATTACATCATGAAAACCGGGGCTGTAAAGCTTACCCCACAGCAGCAAACACTTGCTTTTTATAAAACAAACTATCAGAAACTATTAAAAAGGCCTTTTATTTTTAACGAACTGGAGCCAACCAATCCTTTTGATCCCAAAGGGAAGTTCCAGGAAATTGGCAGGGCTTCTAAAGAGATCAGGGACCAGAGCTTATTGGCCACTATCGATTCGTTATTAAAAACACACAACAAAGTATTTGTTGTTTTTGGCGGATGGCATTTGTTAACCTGCGAACCCGGCTTAAAACAAATCATTAGCAGGGCCAAATAATAAACAGGCAATCTGTAAAGGCTTTCTATCAATGATAAATTGACGGATAGTTTTTAGCCCAAAGTCTTAAATTCTAAGCCAAAATTCAACTTTAGACTTACGACGTAGTGTTGTTGACTTAACGCTACAGGTAAAACACTTCGTTATCCGTTTCTAAAAACCCCAGATCGGGCGTGTGGTCAAATATTCCGAATACAGAAGCCCCGCTCCCACTCATGCTGGCATAAATTGCACCGGCCTCATAAAGGGCCGCTTTAACGCCGCGAATCTCGATATGATTTTTAAAAATGGAAGTTTCAAAATCATTTTTGATATGCTTTTTCCATTCGGTTATAGGTTCGGTAATAAGTTCCAGCAGGGAATCTTTAACCGGGGTTGGTTTTATACCGCTGAAGGCCTCAGAAGTAGAAATATGAATATCGGGCATTACCAGTACAATTTTGTAAGCTGATAAGTCGAGTTTTATGGTTTCAAATTCATCGCCCCGCTCAAACGCGAACACGGGTTTATTTTCAATAAAAAAAGCACAATCGGCACCCAGGCGGCGGGCATAGCCGGTCATTTCATCTACCGAAATGCAAAGGTTAAATTGCTCGTTCATCAGCCTGATAAAAAAAGCAGCATCGGCCGATCCTCCACCCAACCCCGCTCCTATCGGAA is drawn from Mucilaginibacter ginsenosidivorax and contains these coding sequences:
- the ruvB gene encoding Holliday junction branch migration DNA helicase RuvB gives rise to the protein MNEHLDPAPERLSNTERDIEKVLRPQQFEDFTGQHKILANLKIFVQAARQRGEALDHVLLHGPPGLGKTTLSHIIANEMSVGIKITSGPVLDKPGDLAGLLTNLETGDILFIDEIHRLSPLVEEYLYSAMEDFKIDIMLESGPNARSVQISLNPFTLVGATTRSGLLTAPLRARFGINARLEYYDAKLLTTIVLRSSSILKTPITDEGAYEIARRSRGTPRIANALLRRTRDFAQIKGDGNIDTAIAKYALNALNVDEHGLDEMDNKILSTIIDKFKGGPVGLKTIATAVGEDEGTIEEVYEPFLIQEGFLMRTARGRECTESAYKHLGKIKLGGNPSLF
- a CDS encoding Gfo/Idh/MocA family protein, with product MKTMFNHGVKFFFTMLFVSCAAITMAQTTIPAPTTPMVPNKPEALPADTAKKLGKDTALTKKDTIPVKKIPTGPKVGIAGLNHDHIHLILNEYRNGNVNIVGIAEPDKKLWAKYGKMYGVPDSLFFEDLKTMCLARKPVIVLGYNAVGKHIDVVETCAPLHISVMVEKPLAATLEQARRMEFLALKYYISLLTNYETTWYPSVQSAYNTVKTDSVGIIRKMVFHDGHQGPREIGCSEDFLSWLTDPILNGAGALNDFGCYGANMMTWLMQGQRPIAVTAVARHYKPSVYPKVEDDATIIVEYPNATGMIEASWNWPYGIKDMEIFGAKGYIHTFDKDSVEVRVNNSVHSFKAPALPAPADAPVPYFTAALKNPIKSHNDRSSLRYNMIVMQILDAAKRSIKEGKRIVL
- the ispE gene encoding 4-(cytidine 5'-diphospho)-2-C-methyl-D-erythritol kinase, with the translated sequence MILFPNAKINIGLNITERRPDGYHNLETIFYPVNIKDALEVVESDELTFTSSGLDIPGRAEDNLCVKGYHMLKKDFDIPPVSIHLHKNIPIGAGLGGGSADAAFFIRLMNEQFNLCISVDEMTGYARRLGADCAFFIENKPVFAFERGDEFETIKLDLSAYKIVLVMPDIHISTSEAFSGIKPTPVKDSLLELITEPITEWKKHIKNDFETSIFKNHIEIRGVKAALYEAGAIYASMSGSGASVFGIFDHTPDLGFLETDNEVFYL